The proteins below are encoded in one region of Fulvia fulva chromosome 9, complete sequence:
- a CDS encoding Neutral protease 2, translating into MHSSIFSVAAWAACVAGSAIDLTKRDTPLQVTLSPISDSNSRVKATVTNTAERGYNLFYKGSFLDSSSPVDKFVVSGSTQRASFNGVLLRMATTGTLSATNFVPIEAQQSIETKIDIAELYDVETTDSYIVRATGAMPYADLNSTTLTGDSVAFSSNILTLDIDGDVAKATPYAIDTHTLTLDRRTDLDTTGCSQSNANAIAAALHNCAVLATAAAEAATNGSSTKFREYFKTTSASARRTVSQRFLAVAADCASSSGGVTTTSCSDTYGYCEEGVLAYTLPRYNHIAYCPIFYSYLEPVSEQCHDQDQATTVLHEETHAEGVMSPGTEDFAYGYSAQKQLSAEEAVLNADSYAMFANAVYVGC; encoded by the exons ATGCATTCTTCGATCTTCTCCGTCGCTGCTTGGGCAGCTTGTGTTGCGGGGTCTGCCATCGACCTCACCAAGCGAGACACGCCTCTGCAGGTGACGCTGTCGCCCATCAGCGATAGCAACAGTCGAGTCAAGGCGACCGTAACGAACACGGCCGAACGTGGCTACAACCTATTCTACAAAGGTTCCTTCCTCGACAGCAGCTCACCAGTCGACAAGTTCGTCGTGTCAGG TTCAACCCAGCGAGCCTCATTCAACGGTGTCTTGCTCCGCATGGCCACCACAGGCACGCTTTCAGCTACCAACTTCGTCCCAATCGAAGCCCAGCAGTCCATCGAGACCAAAATCGACATTGCCGAGCTCTATGATGTTGAGACAACAGACTCTTACATCGTTCGTGCTACCGGAGCCATGCCATACGCAGACCTCAACAGCACCACCTTGACCGGCGACTCTGTAGCTTTCTCTTCCAACATCCTCACGCTAGACATCGATGGTGACGTGGCGAAAGCTACGCCCTACGCCATCGATACTCATACCCTCACTCTCGATAGAAGGACCGATCTAGACACTACTGGGTGCTCCCAGTCGAACGCAAACGCCATCGCCGCCGCACTTCATAACTGCGCTGTTCTCGCCACGGCCGCCGCAGAGGCCGCAACTAACGGCTCCAGCACCAAGTTCCGCGAGTACTTCAAGACTACCAGCGCATCAGCGCGTCGAACCGTATCGCAACGCTTTCTCGCCGTTGCAGCAGACTGCGCCTCTTCCTCTGGTGGTGTCACCACAACCTCGTGCAGCGACACTTACGGCTATTGTGAAGAGGGTGTATTGGCTTACACACTGCCCCGGTATAATCATATCGCTTACTGTCCGATCTTTTACTCGTACCTGGAGCCTGTTAGTGAGCAGTGTCATGATCAGGACCAGGCTACGACTGTGCTGCATGAGGAGACGCATGCGGAGGGCGTTATGAGTCCAGGGACGGAGGACTTTGCGTATGGGTACAGTGCGCAGAAGCAGCTGAGTGCGGAGGAGGCGGTGTTGAACGCGGATAGTTATGCTATGTTTGCAAATGCAGTGTATGTGGGATGTTAG
- a CDS encoding Putative RNA polymerase II transcriptional coactivator has protein sequence MPPKKSRKRAAEEDYESDGGFIEDAPKSKKSKATSQVVNLEKQQDDDGNDYWQISGKRRLVVSEFKGNTMINIREYYEKDGKALPGKQGVSLNIHQYKAFVELLPQIESSLGAKGIEVPRPQYGGDSSAKSVEVEDDDAAKVNVNDEEEAEEEPVKPSKSKLDKFKLKPNHEATSDEDDG, from the exons ATGCCGCCCAAGAAGTCTCGCAAGCGCGCCGCCGAAGAGGACTACGAGAGCGACGGAGGTTTCATCGAGGACGCGCCAAAGAGCAAGAAGAGCAAGGCCACATCGCAGGTTGTGAACCTCGAAAAGCAGCAAGACGATGACGGCAACGACTACTGGCAG ATCTCAGGCAAGCGCCGTCTTGTGGTCAGCGAATTCAAAGGCAACACGATGATCAATATCCGCGAATACTACGAGAAGGACGGCAAGGCACTTCCAGGCAAG CAAGGAGTCTCGCTCAACATCCACCAATACAAAGCCTTCGTTGAGCTCCTACCTCAAATCGAATCGTCTCTAGGTGCGAAGGGCATCGAGGTCCCTCGTCCTCAGTATGGCGGGGACTCGAGTGCCAAATCTGTCGAAGTGGAGGACGACGACGCGGCGAAAGTGAACGTCAATGATGAGGAAGAGGCTGAGGAAGAGCCGGTGAAGCCATCCAAGAGTAAGCTTGACAAGTTCAAGCTGAAGCCGAATCACGAAGCCACGAGTGACGAGGATGATGGTTAA
- a CDS encoding Granaticin polyketide synthase putative ketoacyl reductase 2 gives MAAQKVALITAGTAGLGAQIARVLAPDFRLAINYANNQDRAKALLGELEQIPNTTNSTELPRFETFQADVGDRPSLQKLVEQTVAKFGRLDVVVSNAGWTRITNFANLEEGMIEEDWDKCFLYNVKAHLWLMHAAKPELEKTEGAFITTASIAGVKPSGSSLPYSVTKAAAIHLTKGLAVIAAPKIRVNSVSPGLMLTEWGMKFPKAKIEAATNNTKLKRLATVEDVANSLRGLVLNQSVTGSNCTCISSFLCLHPFCNTYITSFYFFAFKHSSRARSSGAEVQCFDLVALDTGRHLENALGFTSNTVNKRKNAFRVLLPTSFTKFALTPRGHRGTRGIALYNYNATASLSSFNHDQSSTPPNTMYTFTQSLAIATALLSTTNALPKQDTRLQLAERAALVPSTIGLYVCDDANWKGKCEHLLESPGVCYTLPDGLLKKISSVGPDDGMDHGASGCTLFETKNCSGEYLKDIAFPGEGDLSKKPAAGRYNDFFQSYICY, from the exons ATGGCAGCTCAAAAGGTGGCACTAATCACTGCAGGCACCGCCGGCCTTGGAGCACAGATAGCGCGAGTGCTAGCACCTGACTTTCGACTG GCCATCAACTATGCCAACAACCAGGATCGAGCCAAGGCGCTGCTCGGTGAGCTGGAGCAGATCCCGAACACGACCAACTCGACAGAATTGCCACGATTTGAGACCTTCCAAGCAGATGTGGGCGATCGACCATCCCTGCAGAAGCTGGTAGAGCAGACAGTGGCCAAGTTCGGACGACTCGATGTGGTCGTATCAAATGCTGGCTGGACTCGTATCACCAACTTCGCCAACCTCGAGGAAGGCATGATCGAGGAAGACTGGGACAAATGCTTTCTCTACAATGTGAAGGCGCATCTCTGGTTGATGCATGCTGCGAAGCCTGAACTTGAGAAGACCGAGGGTGCATTCATTACCACCGCCAGCATTGCAGGCGTCAAGCCAAGCGGATCGTCACTGCCATATTCTGTCACCAAGGCTGCAGCTATCCACTTGACGAAAGGTCTAGCTGTCATCGCAGCTCCAAAGATCCGTGTCAATTCGGTATCGCCAGGCCTCATGTTGACCGAATGGGGTATGAAATTTCCGAAGGCCAAGATAGAAGCCGCGACGAATAACACGAAACTGAAGCGGCTTGCGACGGTAGAA GATGTCGCCAACTCACTTAGAGGTCTCGTGCTGAATCAATCAGTTACGG GCTCAAATTGCACATGCATCTCCAGCTTCTTGTGTCTTCATCCCTTCTGCAACACGTACATCACTTCTTTCTACTTCTTCGCCTTCAAACACTCCAGCCGAGCACGATCTAGCGGCGCTGAAGTACAGTGTTTCGACTTGGTAGCACTTGACACTGGACGCCACCTCGAGAACGCATTGGGGTTCACATCGAACACCGTCAACAAAAGGAAAAACGCGTTCCGTGTACTACTTCCTACATCTTTCACGAAGTTCGCGTTGACGCCACGCGGTCACCGAGGCACGCGAGGCATCGCATTGT ATAACTACAACGCAACTGCATCGCTGTCATCGTTCAACCACGATCAGTCCAGCACACCTCCAAACACGATGTACACCTTCACGCAATCCCTCGCCATTGCCACAGCGCTACTCAGCACCACAAATGCTCTCCCAAAGCAAGATACCCGCCTCCAACTCGCGGAACGAGCGGCCCTGGTGCCATCCACGATAGGCTTGTACGTCTGCGATGATGCAAACTGGAAAGGCAAATGCGAACACCTTCTTGAGAGCCCTGGAGTCTGCT ACACGCTGCCAGATGGATTACTCAAGAAGATCAGCTCGGTTGGACCTGACGACGGCATGGACCACGGAGCTTCTGGCTGCACTTTGTTCGA GACGAAGAATTGCAGCGGCGAATACCTCAAAGACATAGCGTTCCCGGGAGAAGGCGATCTCAGCAAGAAGCCCGCAGCAGGACGATACAACGATTTCTTCCAGAGTTACATCTGCTACTAG
- a CDS encoding Alcohol dehydrogenase 5 has protein sequence MGNIPQEQRAAVRHGEGGDATAPVKSVPVPQEPGPGQILVKINWSGLCASDKSLLHDEWASFGIKMMEQTNGIAGHEGAGEVVAVAPDVADIWKVGDRAGVKWVVSICRNCEFCTNGTDELHCPKQLNSGFSTPGTFQEYCLTDGRYATRIPQGVLDEEAGPIMCGGVTAYTACKRSAVKPGQWLVVLGAGGGLGHFGVQYGKAMGMRVIAVDGGEEKGKLCKDLGAEEYIDFTQVENIPAEVLKLTTYGAHGAIVFAAAAASYKVAPELLRPGGTVVAVGLPVDTSVICGAPPVALAMKRLNIVGSVTGTLKDVEEALDFCARDLVHPILTKGSLDDIDKFCRLMKEGKLPGRAVLKVAA, from the exons ATGGGCAACATACCGCAAGAACAGAGAGCAGCCGTCCGGCACGGCGAAGGTGGCGATGCCACTGCGCCCGTGAAAAGCGTTCCTGTACCGCAGGAGCCAGGTCCAGGCCAGATTCTCGTCAAGATCAATTGGAGTGGTCTTTGTGCAAGTGACAAGAGCCTTCTTCATGACGAGTGGGCCAGCTTTGGTATCAAGATGA TGGAACAAACCAACGGCATCGCCGGCCACGAAGGCGCTGGGGAAGTCGTGGCAGTGGCACCTGACGTTGCCGACATCTGGAAAGTCGGCGATCGTGCTGGCGTCAAATGGGTGGTCTCAATTTGCCGCAACTGTGAGTTCTGCACGAACGGCACAGACGAGCTGCACTGTCCGAAACAGCTCAATTCGGGATTCTCTACACCTGGCACATTCCAGGAGTACTGCTTGACTGATGGACGTTATGCCACGAGGATCCCGCAAGGTGTGCTTGACGAGGAAGCTGGACCCATCATGTGTGGCGGCGTCACGGCCTACACTGCTTGCAAGCGCAGTGCCGTGAAGCCTGGGCAGTGGCTCGTTGTCCTTGGTGCCGGTGGCGGGCTCGGTCACTTCGGTGTCCAGTACGGCAAGGCAATGGGTATGAGAGTCATTGCCGTCGATGGTGGCGAGGAGAAAGGCAAGCTATGCAAGGACCTGGGAGCTGAGGAGTACATCGACTTCACTCAAGTCGAAAACATTCCAGCGGAAGTCCTGAAGCTCACGACATACGGTGCTCATGGAGCCATTGTCTTCGCTGCAGCTGCGGCAAGCTACAAGGTTGCTCCAGAACTCCTTCGTCCTGGTGGCACTGTCGTTGCAGTCGGTCTCCCAGTGGATACAAGTGTAATCTGTGGAGCTCCGCCAGTTGCGCTGGCAATGAAGAGGTTGAACATCGTTGGTAGTGTCACTGGCACGCTCAAG GACGTCGAAGAGGCTCTTGACTTTTGTGCTCGTGATCTGGTACACCCAATACTAACGAAGGGTTCTCTTGACGATATCGACAAGTTCTGTAGGTTGATGAAAGAGGGTAAGCTGCCAGGACGTGCAGTCTTGAAAGTAGCGGCTTAG
- a CDS encoding Acyl-coenzyme A synthetase ACSM3, mitochondrial translates to MAHYYDEELKRPETFNFATHVVDYWAKAPHDTGASLAMHWISQDRKHERKLGFDHFSRQSHRLAVLFTEKLGVKKGEKMLIIMPRLPEWWEIATAGVRAGIVICPATTLLVDKDIEYRVNASGASVFLGDKVAVQKLLKVKSKCPSIKHIFQLDGQAPQGVVLLSEALKAIPADARYTGPQPAIKDPSVLYFTSGTTGPPKMVVHNQISYPLAHTITSKHFHRLQPGDLNWVLTEQGWAKAGWAFFGTWNCGAGLFIHDDRQAFNGRNTLDMLHDYPITTFCAPPTAYRQLVLDDMRKHISHNPPKALKHCTGAGEPLNPEVIRLWKEATGLEICDGYGQSETMLVCGNFKGNEIRPGSMGKPSPGVPLHVVDEDGKESKDDDEGDIALLVDLTEKSNFFGFFDGYLDTEGNLDRKLKSSTQEGEAWYLTGDRATRDKDGYFWFVGRSDDVINSSGYRIGPFEVESTLKLHPTVVESAVVSSPDKSRGEVVKAFIVLTDAGRKKDETQLVKELQDFCKEHAAPYKYPRKIRFVDATFLPKTISGKIQRKKLKQMEWSKDGQAKL, encoded by the exons ATGGCACACTACTACGATGAAGAGCTCAAGAGACCAGAAACGTTCAACTTTGCAACGCATGTCGTTGACTACTGGGCCAAGGCCCCGCACGATACAGGAGCTTCCCTAGCCATGCACTGGATCTCGCAGGATCGCAAACATGAACGAAAGCTGGGATTTGACCATTTCAGCCGCCAGAGTCATAGACTGGCCGTGCTCTTCACTGAGAAGTTGGGCGTGAAGAAAGGCGAGAAAATGCTGATCATTATGCCTCGGCTACCAGAGTG GTGGGAAATAGCTACGGCAGGTGTTCGAGCTGGTATCGTCATCTGCCCTGCAACAACACTCCTCGTCGACAAGGACATCGAGTACCGAGTAAACGCCTCTGGAGCATCAGTTTTCCTGGGCGACAAGGTGGCGGTGCAGAAGCTACTCAAGGTGAAGAGTAAATGTCCCTCCATCAAGCACATCTTTCAGCTCGATGGCCAGGCACCGCAAGGAGTGGTGTTGTTGAGTGAAGCGTTGAAGGCGATTCCCGCTGATGCTAGGTACACTGGACCACAGCCGGCCATCAAGGATCCATCGGTGTTATACTTCACGTCAGGTACGACAGGCCCGCCGAAAATGGTCGTCCATAACCAGATATCCTATCCGCTGGCCCATACCATAACTTCGAAGCACTTCCATCGCCTACAGCCAGGCGACCTCAACTGGGTCCTCACAGAGCAGGGCTGGGCAAAGGCCGGCTGGGCGTTTTTTGGTACCTGGAACTGTGGTGCAGGTCTCTTCATCCACGATGATAGACAGGCGTTCAATGGGCGGAACACCCTAGACATGCTGCACGACTACCCAATCACCACATTCTGTGCCCCGCCGACTGCGTACAGACAGCTGGTACTTGATGACATGAGGAAGCACATAAGCCACAATCCTCCAAAAGCACTGAAGCATTGCACTGGAGCTGGAGAGCCTTTGAACCCAGAGGTGATTCGCTTGTGGAAAGAGGCAACCGGTCTCGAGATCTGTGATGGCTACGGCCAGAGCGAGACTATGCTCGTCTGTGGCAACTTCAAGGGCAACGAGATCAGGCCTGGGTCGATGGGCAAGCCGTCTCCAGGCGTACCTTTGCACGTCGTCGACGAAGATGGCAAAGAATCGAAAGATGACGACGAAGGCGACATTGCTCTCCTCGTCGATCTCACCGAAAAGAGCAACTTCTTCGGTTTCTTTGATGGCTACCTCGACACGGAGGGTAATTTGGACCGTAAGCTGAAATCTTCGACTCAAGAAGGCGAAGCATGGTACTTAACCGGCGATCGAGCAACGCGCGACAAGGACGGCTACTTCTGGTTCGTTGGTCGCTCTGATGATGTGATCAACTCCTCCGGATACAGAATCGGGCCCTTCGAGGTGGAGTCGACCTTAAAGCTGCATCCTACTGTGGTGGAGAGCGCGGTCGTCTCATCTCCCGACAAGTCTCGTGGCGAGGTCGTGAAAGCCTTCATCGTCTTGACAGACGCTGGACGCAAGAAGGATGAGACCCAGCTAGTGAAGGAACTACAGGACTTTTGCAAAGAGCATGCAGCACCATACAAGTATCCCAGGAAGATTCGGTTTGTGGATGCGACGTTCCTGCCGAAGACAATTAGCGGGAAGATCCAGAGGAAGAAGTTGAAGCAGATGGAGTGGTCGAAGGATGGGCAGGCGAAGCTGTAG